In Desulfuromonas sp., the genomic window CCGGCATGACCTTGAGAGGGATCGTCTCGCCAACAGTAACCTTGTTTCCGGTGCTGCGATCGCCGGCGATGCTCCCCCAGAAATAGGCGATAATGATCAGGACAAAGCCGAGGTGAATCAGGTATTCACCGGTTTTTCGCCACCGTGCCCGGAAGTTGTACAACCATTCAATCAGGCAGCAGGCGGTATTGACAGCTAAAAGTATGACCAGGGTTCCGGTTATGTAGAACCACCAGCTGAGGCCCGGGCTGCTTCGGCCAAAACGGCTTGACCATTCGCCGAGATTCATGGCGTCGAGGTCCGCAAAAACGTCCGGGTTGAAATGCATCACCAGTGATCCTCCCATCGCAAGCATGGTCGCGACAGAGGCAAGTATGATCGCCAGTTTGAGGGAGCAGCAGGTCCGCCAGATCATTTTCAGCATACCGTTACTCCAGTGGGTGATTGCTCTGCATCAATAAGCCGATGCCGAGGTAGGTAAAAAGGACAACGAAAAAACCGGCGATAGAGAGCCAGGCGTAACCGGTGCCCTGCCAACGACGGATAAACTTGGCATGGCACATCCCGGCGTAGAACAGCCAGACAATTGATGACCAGACTGATTTGATGTTCCAGGAAAAATAATAACCCCAGGCAATATGGGCCCAGATGCTGCCGAGAACCAGGCAGAGTGTGAACAGACAGAAACCGAGGAAGATCGCCTCCTCGTTCAGTTTCCGGATGGTCGCCAGGTCAGGCAGAAGTTCAGTCTGCAGGCGTTTCTGCAACAGGTAGAGTGCACCGAGGGAGAAGGCCATGGCAAACAGGGCATAACCGGTAAAGGAGAAAATGATGTGCCAGGTAAAAAGTGGCGTGTCGAGACTCGGAATTAATGGTGGCAGGGATGGGTCCCTGGGAAGAGCTGAGCCCAGCAGCAACAGTGTCAGAAAGACGACAAAGAGTCCTGACGCATGAATCCGATAACGAAGTTCAAAATAGAAATAGGTCAGCGCCAGTGACCAACTGAAGAAAAACTGGGTTGAAAACAGATTGGTGACCGGTAGAAACCCGGCCGTGTACCAGCGCAATCCGAGGCAGAGACTATGCAGAAAAAAAGAAGCGGTAAAAAAACAGAAGGCAGCCCTGAGCCAAAGTGCCTTGCGGCCGATCGCATGCGCAAGGTAGAGAATCGTCGATCCGAGATACCCGGCAAAGGCGCACTTGAGAAGAAAGATATGAAATTCTGTTGATTCCATCAATTCCGCAGTTTTTTCTGAACAGGTTATGACTGCGGCGGAGATTAGCATAAATAAATGGAAAATGTAAAACAAACATTGTCAACCTGCCTCCTGTGTTCGGTTGACAATGATGAGTTGAAGTGATAATTATCGCCGTTATGAATAACATGTATTACAGCGTCAGAATGCATTGCGAGCGCGGGTCGGCACATCTTTCCGGTGCAGAGCGGCTGGTCCGGAAAGACAGGATCGAAAGCGTCGCCGCCGGGATGCTGCAGCGGGCCATAGCGCATGCTCCGGCAACGCTGCAGATCACCGTCGATGAAATCGATTCAGCTACAATCGTGCGCGGTGCTGCGCCGAATCTGACCGAGATCCCGATTGCTGACTATCTGGCTGGCCGGGAACGCGCATTCCAGGCGTTATTGGCTGCCGGAGTTGTTGCCGATGTTGCGATGACGGCCCTTGAGCTGATTGCCGAAGGTGCCGGTCCGAACGGCAGCAATATGCGGGGCGCCATGCTGATCGATGCACGGACCGGTGAAAGGCTGGAGCCGGTTTCGGCGCGCGGCGTTCGGGCGACCCGGATGGATGTCGAGCCGGATCTTGATGAAGCCTTTACCCGTAGCCTGGTCAGTCAGGGGCTGAATCATCATCGGACCCGTGAAGCATTGATACTGGCTGCGAAAGTCTTGGCTGCCCCTGGCATCATTGCCGAACTCTGCTGGTCGGACGATCCGGAGTATACGGCCGGTTATGTTGCGGCACCCGGTTTCGGCTATCTCCGTATCCCGCAAATGAAAGAACGGGGC contains:
- a CDS encoding 6-carboxyhexanoate--CoA ligase — its product is MIIIAVMNNMYYSVRMHCERGSAHLSGAERLVRKDRIESVAAGMLQRAIAHAPATLQITVDEIDSATIVRGAAPNLTEIPIADYLAGRERAFQALLAAGVVADVAMTALELIAEGAGPNGSNMRGAMLIDARTGERLEPVSARGVRATRMDVEPDLDEAFTRSLVSQGLNHHRTREALILAAKVLAAPGIIAELCWSDDPEYTAGYVAAPGFGYLRIPQMKERGSCHGGRAFFFHARVPLD